A window of Asterias rubens chromosome 22, eAstRub1.3, whole genome shotgun sequence contains these coding sequences:
- the LOC117305225 gene encoding COMM domain-containing protein 9-like yields MAETIDYESLNLLLKASSRDIVVRLCDQAVLYKDLIQPPTEVVHKIAEQLSASDDEANKLLCSLSKLIRNVLFIGCTDATSVQSVFPSEFHKNLKDLLTKIITENLPTWRNRSINSQISLPRLVDFDWRVDIKTSSDTLARMSVPTCVLQLKVQENATRVDVAPDTSTMNVELSKETLDTMLDGLGKIRDQLNSVAKK; encoded by the exons ATGGCAGAAACAATTGACTATGAAAGCTTGAATTTACTTCTAAAG GCTAGTTCCAGAGACATCGTGGTGCGTTTATGTGACCAGGCGGTCTTGTATAAAGACCTCATCCAACCTCCAACTGAAGTAGTCCACAAAATTGCTGAACAACTCTCTGCATCGGATGACGAAGCCAACAAG TTGTTATGTTCCCTCAGCAAGCTCATCCGAAATGTTCTCTTCATCGGCTGTACTGATGCCACCTCTGTCCAAAGCGTCTTCCCAA GTGAATTCCACAAGAATTTAAAAGATCTTCTCACAAAAATCATCACAGAAAATCT GCCAACATGGAGGAATAGATCTATCAACAGCCAGA TCTCCTTGCCACGCCTCGTTGACTTTGACTGGCGGGTCGATATCAAGACGTCTTCAGACACCCTGGCCAGAATGTCCGTGCCAACATGTGTACTCCAACTCAAA GTCCAAGAGAATGCAACCAGAGTGGACGTTGCTCCAGACACGTCAACCATGAATGTTGAGCTCAGCAAAGAGACGTTAGACACCATGCTCGACGGACTCGGTAAAATAAGAGACCAGTTAAATTCGGTGGCCAAGAAATAG
- the LOC117305132 gene encoding histone-lysine N-methyltransferase KMT5B-like, whose translation MGVEGMGPGWPLKPSSGMNWKELGESDDLATSLVLDPFLNFTTHKMNTRFRPADARKDFLKDIILRFKKNQNYEKAYKSLISGDWARVFFLNKSKHQRMIFKQHVFRYLAMFDKTSGFEVKSCFRYSLEGAGGKIVATQNWSKNDTIPNLVGCIAELTECEENSLKTGVNDFSVMFSTRKNCAQLWLGPAAFINHDCRPNCKFVSTGRDTACVKVLRDIEPGEEITCFYGDGFFGEGNCYCECETCERRQLGAFTPKDTPVKTDENKYSLRDTDRRLRWQKAKNEEDGGVTQEESALIKSVLPSRLLRRSDSESSSSSDGQSCPWSRTRSLSQSQPLSPSIQANQTLVDLIAEKKCLSKFDAQLLVAEGYKLREAKVVLTPHKIKEDGTLAVEEGGVRYASKLRQEERRRSREVRERRMSMNEEPVPSPKVEEAHLNGELVDENEANCEIISRKERRRSSDCLKKRTSVKEEAQEMPQLSQETYVGEAARDIPGLRSRTRLVSEAGLALDQQSNCSSTNSEVMFKSKQLPSLKILKKVENNLTYESEISDCETKLKIRGVPRERGVHSVKRNLMESGLNRTKAHGGKKPCKGTDSRNFISDPSRKDNKHHGGLEVPPLILPKRKMTKYDAELIAEAVQKIPKLKIRMKDPNGCIEEMITSSEDEVSSRQSSSSCESSPEKLTISIPDSPSRLTRAARFVIPSSKSTHSPTSPLALGSQPSSPGVHKARVNLQFDGPEYKKTSLQFAPRSMSQLRHLYEIPPHPLCQRTQKVSSPKQINPNEVKNFYPKDDQSNGVVGTSPTTQTLKLFTKPLENRNTRKVRLIFDKEAMDFHVPKTESSYLKKAKPL comes from the exons ATGGGTGTTGAGGGTATGGGGCCCGGCTGGCCGCTCAAACCAAGCTCTGGCATGAACTGGAAGGAATTGGGAGAGAGTGATGATCTGGCAACTAGCCTGGTATTAGACCCCTTCCTCAACTTCACTACTCACAAGATGAACACAAG GTTCCGCCCTGCCGATGCGAGGAAAGACTTCCTTAAAGATATCATCCTCCGCTTCAAGAAAAATCAGAACTACGAGAAGGCATACAAGAGTCTCATCTCAGGCGACTGGGCGAGGGTGTTCTTCCTCAACAAGTCAAAACATCAGAGGATGATTTTCAAACAGCAT GTTTTCCGTTATCTGGCAATGTTCGACAAGACGTCGGGTTTTGAGGTAAAGTCGTGCTTCCGTTACTCACTTGAGGGCGCCGGGGGAAAGATCGTAGCCACGCAAAACTG GAGTAAGAACGACACGATACCAAATCTAGTTGGCTGCATCGCGGAGTTGACCGAGTGCGAGGAGAACTCTCTCAAGACTGGTGTCAACGATTTTAGCGTCATGTTCTCAACAAGGAAGAACTGCGCTCAACTCTGGCTCGGCCCAGCAGCTTTTATAAATCACG ATTGTCGGCCAAACTGCAAG TTTGTATCAACCGGTCGTGATACGGCTTGCGTCAAAGTACTGCGTGACATCGAACCCGGGGAGGAAATCACCTGTTTCTATGGCGACGGATTCTTTGGTGAAGGCAACTGTTACTGCGAATGTGAAACGTGCGAAAG GAGGCAGTTGGGCGCGTTCACTCCCAAAGACACCCCGGTCAAGACTGATGAGAACAAGTACAGCCTGAGGGACACTGACCGACGACTTCGCTGGCAGAAAGCCAAGAACGAGGAGGACGGTGGGGTCACCCAGGAGGAGAGTGCGTTGATCAAGTCTGTCTTGCCGTCAAGGCTGCTCCGACGAAGTG attcTGAAAGTAGTAGCAGTTCTGATGGACAATCCTGCCCCTGGAGTCGGACACGCTCTCTGTCTCAGTCACAGCCTCTCTCACCGTCCATCCAGGCCAATCAAACTCTTGTAGATCTCATCGCCGAGAAAAAGTGCCTCTCCAAGTTCGACGCTCAACTCCTTGTCGCCGAAGGCTACAAACTCAGGGAAGCCAAAGTAGTCTTGACGCCTCACAAGATAAAAGAGGACGGAACTCTGGCCGTGGAGGAGGGAGGCGTGAGGTATGCCTCGAAGCTTCGCCAAGAGGAGAGGAGGCGATCTAGAGAGGTTCGTGAGAGGAGGATGTCGATGAATGAGGAGCCTGTTCCATCGCCGAAGGTTGAAGAGGCCCATCTAAATGGAGAGTTGGTCGATGAAAATGAGGCAAACTGTGAGATTATCTCAAGAAAAGAGCGAAGAAGGTCGAGTGATTGCCTCAAAAAGAGGACGTCTGTGAAAGAAGAGGCACAGGAAATGCCTCAGTTGTCTCAGGAAACCTATGTTGGTGAAGCAGCAAGGGATATACCCGGGCTTAGGTCTCGGACGCGACTAGTGTCAGAAGCGGGATTGGCACTTGATCAACAGTCCAATTGCAGTAGTACGAACAGTGAAGTGATGTTCAAGTCGAAACAGTTGCCTTCTTTGAAGATCCTGAAGAAGGTTGAAAACAACCTGACCTATGAGTCAGAGATCTCAGACTGCGAGACAAAACTAAAGATTCGTGGGGTACCACGTGAACGAGGAGTGCACTCGGTAAAACGTAATCTGATGGAATCTGGACTGAACAGAACTAAAGCTCATGGTGGAAAGAAACCCTGTAAAGGTACGGATTCAAGGAACTTCATCTCGGATCCGTCCAGAAAAGACAACAAACATCATGGAGGATTAGAAGTGCCTCCGCTGATTTTACCAAAGCGGAAAATGACAAAATACGACGCAGAACTTATCGCTGAAGCAGTGCAAAAAATCCCCAAACTGAAAATCCGAATGAAAGACCCCAACGGATGCATCGAAGAGATGATCACATCATCAGAGGATGAGGTTTCCTCAAGACAGTCATCGAGTTCTTGCGAGAGTTCACCGGAGAAGCTCACAATCTCCATCCCGGACTCGCCGAGTCGATTGACTCGAGCAGCGCGCTTCGTCATCCCGTCGTCCAAATCCACGCACTCACCTACCTCGCCCTTAGCGTTAGGATCGCAGCCAAGTTCTCCAGGGGTGCACAAAGCTCGCGTCAACCTTCAATTTGACGGCCCTGAATATAAAAAGACAAGTCTCCAGTTCGCGCCGCGCAGCATGTCACAGTTGCGACACCTCTACGAGATTCCACCTCACCCCTTGTGTCAAAGAACGCAGAAGGTCAGCTCCCCAAAGCAAATCAACCCCAATGAAGTTAAGAATTTCTATCCCAAAGATGATCAGTCTAACGGGGTCGTCGGAACGAGCCCGACAACGCAAACCTTAAAACTCTTTACGAAACCGCTGGAGAATAGAAACACGCGGAAGGTCAGGTTGATTTTCGATAAGGAAGCGATGGATTTCCATGTTCCGAAAACTGAGAGTAGCTATCTTAAGAAAGCAAAGCCTCTTTGA
- the LOC117305224 gene encoding uncharacterized protein LOC117305224 encodes MASDATGESVQTTACDATDKENGVIPKKPDSEKEVSKEKDGEKGETEGLVMDSLRSPRQTRVRRISAELRLSASSSVENFKKAGKGLSSGLYNVANKLPVPRSLQRRSRSYENLEENSLLHPDTPKKADGGDGDIRKSKSTENLKKIKDEKEDGSRGDKRFLRRKWEARKNRQQQENKNDCEKAEKTSAEDTVSDDAHALEDDGLAVDSIPVVFEPLTLGQRPLTPTVTICLTDDENRNTNPFLD; translated from the exons ATGGCATCGGATGCTACCGGGGAAAGTGTTCAAACCACGGCGTGTGACGCTACGGATAAG GAAAATGGAGTGATTCCCAAGAAACCAGATTCGGAGAAGGAGGTGTCAAAGGAAAAAGATGGAGAGAAAGGTGAAACAGAAG GTCTGGTAATGGACTCTTTGAGGTCTCCAAGGCAAACCCGTGTGCGTCGCATCTCAGCGGAGCTCAGACTATCTGCAAGCTCCAGTGTGGAAAACTTCAAAAAGGCTGGCAAGGGACTCTCGTCCGGGCTGTATAACGTCGCCAACAAGCTACCGGTGCCAAGATCACTCCAACGGCGCAGCCGAAGCTACGAAAACCTAGAGGAGAACAGTCTCCTCCATCCGGACACCCCGAAGAAAGCAGACGGAGGCGATGGGGATATAAGAAAGAGCAAATCTACGGAGAATTTAAAGAAGATTAAAGACGAGAAGGAGGATGGGAGTCGTGGGGATAAGCGATTCTTGCGGAGAAAGTGGGAGGCAAGGAAGAACAGACAGCAACAAGAGAATAAAAACGACTGCGAGAAAGCGGAGAAGActagtgctgaggatactgtCAGTGATGACGCACATGCGCTAGAAGACGATGGGTTGGCTGTAGACTCCATTCCAGTCGTTTTTGAGCCTCTTACACTAGGACAGCGCCCTCTGACGCCCACTGTCACCATTTGCCTTACGGATGATGAAAATAGAAACACTAACCCATTTCTAGATTGA